The Arthrobacter zhaoxinii sequence CGGCCCGTAACTGCGCGGACCAGACTAGTTGTTCAGTATTCGGGACAGGTACCTGGCCACGGCACGCACTGCTGCCATGGTGGTGGGATAGTCCATCCGGGTGGGACCGAGGATGCCGACTTTCGCCGTGGCATCGGGACCGTAGCCCGTGGCCACCACCGACGCTTCGGACAATCCCCCGTGCGGATTCTCCCGTCCGATCCGGACGGCAACCCCGCGGGCATCCTGTTCCATTTCGGACAGCAGCCGCAGCATCACCACCTGCTCTTCAAGTGCTTCAAGCACCGGACCGATGGTCAGCGGGAAGTCTACCGTGGAGCGGGCCAGATTGGCGGTGCCGGCCATCACCAGGCGGTCCTCGCGGTTGATGCCCGCCAGCTGCTCCAGGCAGTGGCCCAGGGCGTTGCCCACGCGGCGCCGCTCTACCGGGACAGTGGTCAGTGCATTGGCCAGCTGGCTGGTGATGCTGCTCAGCGGCGTGCCCGACAGCACGGACAGGAAGTGCTGGCGCAGATCCATCAGATCCGGCTCGGTGACGGGCTGCGGGACGGTCATCACCCGCTGCTCCACCCGGCCCGTGGTCGAGATCAGGACCACCAGCACCTGCGCCGGCGCCAGGAGGACAAATTCAATGTGCCGGACCTTGGCATTGCCCAGGTGCGGATACTGCACAACGGCTACCTGATTGGTCAGCTGGGACAGCAGCCGGACAGTCCGGTCCATCACGTCGTCAAGGTCATCCGCTTCCTCCAGCAGGGAGGAGATGGCACGGCGCTCCGGTGCCGAGAGGGGCTTGACGTCGGAGATCCGGTCAACGAACAGGCGGTAGCCCTTGTCCGTGGGGATCCGCCCGGCGGAGGTATGCGGGGCGGTAATCAGCCCTTCTTCCTCCAGGGCGGCCATGTCATTGCGGATGGTTGCGGAGGAAACGCCCAGATGGTGGCGTTCCACGAGCGCCTTGGACCCCACGGGCTCGCGCGAATGGACGTAGTCCTCAACAATGGCGCGGAGGACCTCGAGTCGGCGTGGCTCACTCATGGTTTTCCCTCCCTGTTGATCGGCGGGCGGAGCGCCGGACGTTTAGCACTCGCAATGTTCAAGTGCTAAGTCTAGTACGGATCAGCAGCGTTGCTAGCATTGAGGAACCCGTGGCCTGCTGCGGTTTCCGCCCGATCAGAACCGTAAGTGAGGCAACTTCGTGTCCAGCTTTTCCTGGGGTCCGCAGGACATCACCGCACCGGCCCGGACCGCCCTGCGCAAAGTCGGCGCTGAAACCGGCCTGGTCCTGGAGGACGTTGCCACGGGCTGGGTGGGTGCTGTGGTCCGCGTGGAGAAATCCGGCGGGCTGCACCTGATGGTGCTGGAGGACCGGCGCGGAAAAAAGAAATCCTTCGAGCTCGGCTTCGGCTTCCTGCTCGAGGGCGAGCCGGTGGAAGTGGTTCCCGCAGCGGCGGCCGCACCGAAGACGGGTCCGACCCGCACGGCGTCGGGCTCCGTCCGCGTCGCCAACCAGCGTGCCCGCACCGCCCGCGCCAGCCGCATCTGGGTGGAAGGCAAGCACGACGCCGAGCTGGTGGAAAAGGTGTGGGGCGATGACCTGCGGGTGGAGGGAATCGTCGTCGAGCCCCTCCACGGCGTCGACGATCTGTACTCAGCGGTCCGGGAGTTCGCGCCGGGGCCGGGCCGCCGGCTGGGGATCCTGGTGGACCATCTGGTCCCGGGGTCCAAGGAATCCCGGATAGCCGCCGAGGCCATGACCTCTCCGGGTGCGCCGGGCAACGTGCTGATTGTCGGGCACCCGTACGTCGATGTCTGGCAGGCGATCAAGCCGTCCGTGATCGGACGCAGCGCCTGGCCCGTGGTTCCCCGGCACCTCGACTGGAAAACCGGAATCCTGCAGGGGCTGGGCTGGCCGCACCGCGACCACACCGACGTCGCCATGGGCTGGAAGAAGCTTCTGGGGCAGGTGAACAGCTACGCGGATCTGGAACCGTCGCTGCTGGGACGGGTGGAGGAAGTCATCGATTTCCTGACCGTTCCCGGGTGAGACATACGCCGCACCGCCTGTGGCCTTTCCGTGATGAAGTGTCCGAACCAGTACGCTTGAGGAATACGTAGTAGCGGACCGACCCTGTGTCAGCATGAACCAAAAGGAATAAACGCCGTGTCCAACACACGCCAGAACCACCAGCCCCGGCCTGAAGAGCGGGGCGGTGCGCAGCGTCCGGTCTATCAGGGGGCTCCCGCCAACGCGCTGCCGCTGACGGCCTCAGAAGACCGGCAGTGGGCAACGCTGGCGCACTTCGGCGGCATCCTTGCTTTTGTTCCGTCACTGATCATTTACCTGGTGTTCCGCGACCGCGGTCCGTTCACTGCCCAGGAATCCAAGGAAGCCCTGAACTTCACGCTTCCGCCCAGCATTGCTGCCCTGACGGTCTGGGCGCTGTCCTTCATTCCCGAGATCGGCGGCTTCTTTGCCGTGCTCAATGCCATGATCTGGGTCTACGTTGCCGTGTCCTCCGTGATCGCGGGCATCGAGTGCAACCGCGGACGGCCGTACCGCTACCCGCTGAACCTGCGCCGCATCCAGTAGCGCCGCAGGGCGGGCACCCCGGCACGGACCGGGCCCCGGCTGCTCAAGCCGCCGGGCTCCCCGGCACGGACCTTAGCCCGGCCGCAGAACCTAGTCCGGCAGCAGCCGGCGGACCACGGCGTCGGCCAGCAGCCGGCCGGTGGGCTTGAGGATAACCTTGCCGGTCAGGGCCGCCCGCGGATCCACGAGCCCGTCCGCCATCAGCCCGGCGACAGCGAGCCGTCCGGGTTCGCGCAGCCGGTCCAGGGCCAGGCCCTCGGCCAGCCGGGTCCGCAGCATAACGTCTTCCACGTACCGGGTATCCGCGTCGAGGGTTTCCCGTCCGACGGCGGGCGACTCCCCGGCCGCGATCCGCTGGGCATAGGCAGTCGGATGCTTGGCGTTCCACCAGCGCACACCGCCCGCATGCGAATGGGCTCCGGGGCCGATGCCCCACCAGTCATCGCTGCGCCAGTAGGCGAGGTTGTGCCGGCACTGGTCGTCCGGGGTGCGCGCCCAGTTGCTGACCTCGTACCAGTTCAGCCCGGCTGCGCTCATCATCTCGTCGGCCAGCACGTACTTGTCGGCGTGGTCGTCGTCGTCGATGGGCGGCACCTCCCCGCGCCGCATCCGGGCGGCAAGCTTGGTGCCTTCCTCGATGATGAGCGCGTACGCGGAGATGTGGTCCGGTTCGTAGCTCAGAGCTTCTTCAAGCGAACGTTTCCAGTCGGCCATGGACTCGCCGGGTGTCCCGTAGATGAGGTCCACGCTGACGTGCAGGCCGGCGTCGCGCGCCCACTGCACGGCCTGCGGAACGCGCGACGGCGTGTGCGTGCGGTCCAGCACCGCCAGCACGTGCGGAACTGCCGACTGCATGCCGAAGGAGACGCGGGTGAAGCCGGCGTCGGCCAGCAGCTGCAGGGACTGCGGCGTGACCGAGTCCGGATTCGCTTCGGTGGTGACCTCCGCGCCGGGCGCCAGGCCCCACTGGTCCACGGCGGTGCGCAGGATCAGCGCCAGGTCCTCCGCCGGGAGCAGCGTGGGGGTGCCGCCGCCGAAGAAGACGGTACCCATGCGGCGTTCCGGCAGGCCCGAGCGCCGCAGCGCGTCGGCTGCGAAGACGACTTCACGCGCAGCCGTGCCGCCGTAGGCGTCCTGCGAGGCGCCGCCGCCGAGTTCGGTGGCGGTGTACGTATTGAAATCGCAGTAGCCGCAGCGGACCGCGCAGAACGGGATATGGACGTAAAGCCCGAAATTCCGTTCGGCTGCGCCGTCTGCGGCCTGTGCTGGCAGGAGTCCGTCGGCGGGTGCCGGGTCTCCGAGGGGCAGTGCACTGGGTGTCACTTCTTGGATTTGTCCTTGGATTCGTCAGAGGAAAGCGCGGCTACGAAGGCTTCCTGCGGAACTTCCACGCGGCCCACCATCTTCATGCGCTTCTTGCCTTCCTTCTGCTTTTCCAGCAGCTTGCGCTTACGGCTGATGTCGCCGCCGTAGCACTTGGCCAGCACGTCCTTGCGGATAGCGCGAATGGATTCGCGGGCAATGATGCGGGAGCCGATGGCTGCCTGGATGGGCACCTCGAACTGCTGCCGCGGGATCAGCTCACGCAGCTTGCCGGTCATCATAACGCCGTAGGCGTAGGCCTTGTCCTTGTGCGTGATGGAGCTGAAGGCGTCCACCTGCTCGCCCTGGAGCAGGATGTCCACCTTGACCAGGTCGGCGACCTGTTCGCCGTCGGCCTTCCAGTCCAGCGAGGCGTAGCCGCGGGTCTTGGACTTGAGGATGTCGAAGAAGTCGAAAACGATCTCGGCCAGCGGCAGGCGGTACCGGATTTCCACCCGGTCCTCTGAGAGATAGTCCATGCCGCCCAGGACGCCGCGGCGGGACTGGCACAGTTCCATGATGGCGCCGACAAATTCGTTCGGTGCCAGGATCGTGGCCGAGACCATCGGCTCGCGGACCTCTTTGATCTTGCCTTCGGGGTACTCGCTGGGGTTGGTCACCGTGACCACCTTCTTGTCCTCCAGCGTCACCTCGTACTCCACGTTGGGTGCGGTGGAGATCAGGTCCAGGTTGTACTCGCGCTCGAGCCGCTCACGGGTGATTTCCAGGTGCAGCAGGCCCAGGAAGCCCACCCGGAAGCCGAAGCCCAGCGCCGCGGACGTCTCGGGTTCGTACACCAGCGCGGCATCGTTGAGCATCAGTTTTTCCAGCGCTTCGCGCAGCACCGGGTAGTCGGCGCCGTCGATGGGGTACAGCCCGGAGAACACCATGGGTTTGGGATCGGCGTAGCCCTCGAGGGACTTCTCGGCCGGCTTGGCCAGGTTGGTGACGGTGTCGCCCACCTTGGACAGGCGCACGTCCTTCACGCCGGTGATGAGGTAACCCACCTCGCCGACGCCCAGCCCCTTGGACGGGGTGGGTTCCGGGGAGCTGACACCGATTTCCAGGAGTTCGTGGCTGGCTCGGGTGGACATCATCTGGATGCGTTCGCGCGGGGACAGCGAACCGTCGATCACGCGGACATAGGTGACGACGCCGCGGTAGGTGTCATACACGGAGTCGAAGATCATGGCCCGGGCGGGGGCGTTGGGGTCGCCCTGCGGTGCCGGGATTTCACGGACAATCTGGTCCAGCAGGGCTTCGACGCCAACACCGGTCTTGCCGGAGACGCGCAGTACGTCCGCAGGATCGCCGCCGATCAGCTTCGCCAGTTCCTCGGCGTACTTCTCCGGCTGCGCTGCCGGGAGGTCGATCTTGTTCAGGACCGGAATGATCGTCAGATCGTTTTCCATCGCCAGGTACAGGTTCGCCAGGGTCTGCGCCTCGATGCCCTGGGCAGCGTCCACCAGCAGCACGGCGCCTTCACACGCAGCCAGCGACCGGGAGACTTCATAAGTGAAGTCCACGTGGCCCGGGGTGTCGATCATGTTCAGGGCGTAGGACTCGCCGTCGAGCTCCCACGGCATGCGCACGGCCTGGGACTTGATGGTGATGCCGCGTTCGCGCTCGATATCCATCCGGTCCAGGTACTGGGCCTTCATGTTCCGGTGCTCAACCACTCCGGTGGACTGGAGCATGCGGTCGGCCAGGGTGGACTTGCCGTGGTCGATGTGGGCGATGATGCAGAAGTTTCTGATGATCGCCGGATCCGTCGCGGCAGGCACCGGCGAGAAGCGGGCCATGGGTGACACTGTGGCGGTTCCTTTACTGTTCCGGGACGAGCCGGACGCGGCGCGGTGCGCGGGTGTCCTTAGTCCTGGCGGTTCTAGTGGGAGTTCTGTCGAATTAACAGTCTCCCACGTTTGCCTGCCTCAACAGGAACCGGACCCGCCTTAGGTTCCGGGCGCCGGGAGCATAACGTAGTGCCATGCCTTTTAACGCCCGTGCCTTTGCCTCCCTTGCTCGATCGGCTCTCAGCCTGCTGCGCCAGGCGTCCTCCTCTGCCGGGCCTGCCGAAGACAGCCGCCAACGCCGAAACCGTCCACGCACGCAGGCTCCGGGCCGGACGCCGTCGCCCTCGCCCCGGACCCCGGCCGCTCCCCCGCGCACACCGACTGCTCCCCCGCGGACTCCAGCCGCCCGGCCGTCGCCGACGTCGACCGCCCGGACCGCGCCGTCGTCATCGTCCCCGTCGGGGACGGGTTACGCCGGCGACTACTTCGGTCCCGTCACCCCGGTTTACGCTCCGCAGCCCGACGGCGACCCGGACCCCGGCGAGGTGGTGTGGGCCTGGGTGCCGTACGAGGATGACGCCAGCCAGGGCAAGGACCGTCCCGTCCTGCTGATCGGGCGCAGCGGCGACCTGTTGCTGGGACTGATGATGACCAGCCGGGACCGGAACAACCGCAGCGGTTCCGACCCGCGGTACCTCGACGTGGGCACCGGCCCGTGGGACAGCAAGGGGCGTCCCAGCGAGGTGAAGCTGGACCGCGTGCTCCTGCTGGAACCGGGCAGCGTGCGCCGGGAAGGTGCGATCATGGATAAGAACGTTTTCCAGACAGTTGCCCGGCGGCTGGCCGTGATGCGTTCGGCGCGCTGAACCGGCGCTTTCGTTACCGGAGCCCAAACTCTGCTAACATTTATTGCTGTGTGTCCGCGCAGGTCGACGGGCACTTTGGTTCAGGCGCCATTACGGTATCCCCACGCCGCTCAGTCAATGTCTGGGCTGAAATACCCTCACCGACCAAGTCCGCAATACAAAGAGAGTTTATAAGTGGCCAATATTAAGTCCCAGAAGAAGCGCATCCTCACCAACGAGAAGGCGCGTCAGCGCAACAACTCGGTGAAGTCCGAGCTGAAGACCGTCATCAGCAAGGTTGATGCCGCAGTCAAGGCCAGCGACAAGGACGCAGCAGCCGAAGCGCTGAAGACCGCCAGCCGCAAGCTGGACAAGGCCGTCAGCAAGGGCGTTATCCACAAGAACAACGCTGCCAACCGCAAGTCGGCCATCTCCAAGAAGGTCAGCGCGCTCTAACCAGCAGCCAGCATTACAGACTTACCAGGCACGGCCGGTCCTTCGGGACCGGCCGTGCTTTGTTTGTACCTGCAGCCTGCGGGTGGTTCCGGCGGCGGGGCCGGAAGGGCGGGCCGGAAGGGCGGGCCGGAAGGGCGGGCAAAGCTGCGGGCCGGCTGTACCCGGCCCGCATGGGCAGGCAGGGTGCTCCTAGCGTCCCGACGCGGCCAGGGCAATGACTGTCACGGCACGCTCCACGGCATAGACGGGGTCCCGGCCACCGCCCTTGACCTGGGCATCCGCTTCGGCGAGGGCCTGGACGGCTTCAATCAGGGACTCGGAAGAGAACCGCTGGGCATCCCTCCGCGCCTGGTCCACCTGCCACGGCGCCATGGACAGGTCCCTGGCCATGGACGCGGAGGATCCCCGCAGATTGGCCACCCGTGCCACAGAGCGGACCTTCATGGCCAGGGCGGCAACCAGCGGGACCGGATCCACTCCCGTGTCCAGCGCGTGACGGAGCATGGACAGGGCCTGCGCGGCACGGCCTGCCAGGGCCGCATCAGCCACCTTGAAGGCGGTGGCCTCCACCCGTCCGCCGTAGTACCGCTCCACCAGCTCCTCGGTGACTTCACCGGTCGAGTCGCTGATCAGCTGCTGGCAGGAGGCGGCCAGTTCGGAGAGGCTGGAGCCGACGGCGTTCACCAGCGCCCGGGCCGCGGCCGGGTCAATCCGGCGGCGGGCGGAGCGGAACTCCGAAGTAACGAAGTCCAGCTTCTCGGCGTCCTTCTTGAACGGCTGGCACTCCACCACCGGAGCGCCTGCGGCCTTCACCGCGTCCAGCAGCTTCTTGCCGCGGTTGCCGCCGGAGTGATGCAGCACCAGGACGGCGTCCGGTGAGGGGTCCTTCAGGTAGGTGAGGGTTTCGGTGAGGAAGTCCTCATTCATCGACGCCAGGTTCACTGCTTCAATGAGTTTGGCTTCACCGAACAACGAGGGACTCGACTGCAGCATAAGTTCCCCGGAAGCATAGGTGGCGGCGTCGAACTGCACGAGTTCGGTGTCCGGCTGCTTTTCCCGCAGCAGGCTGCGCAGCCGGTCCCGTGCCCGGGAGGCCAAGTAGTCTTCGGGGCCGGCCAGCAGGATGAACGGTGCCGGCTCCACATCGCGCCAGGACACAGTGCGGGAGGAGGTTTTGCTGCCTGAGCTGCGCTTGGATGGGACGGCCGGATTCACAGCTGGTGCTCCTGGAGTGGTGCGGGCGGCCCGGTGCGGACGGGCCTGGCGGGTTGGGCGGAATGGAACCGTCCGTACGACGGACAGGTCCCCTCCAAGATTGCCACGCCCGCCCGGTCCGGCCAATTTTCCCGCTGGACGTGTTGACCTCCAACCAGCTCGCTCCCGGAAGGGGAGCTTAGAATTTCCCACGCTTATACTTGCCGTCATCGACCCAGATGAAGCAGTCGGAACTCGAAGTGATAAGGATGGTGTCGGGCTTCGTTCCCTCTCCGACGATGTATATTTCAGCGATATCCGGAGATCGCAGCTGTACTTCATAGTCTCCCGCAGGAGCGGGATCACGGATTTTGATGGTGAACCGGCTGTTCCGGTATTTCTCTTCGAACTCCCTGACGAGCGGCTCCGGCTCTGTCCCCTCTGTCAAAGTGACAGTGGTTGCCCCGTTCCAAGTCACCAAGGTATCGCTGCAATCGATCAAGACACCGGTCGGCAGCTGATCGACCTTGGCCACTTTGTCTTCGGGAATGGAATGGGCGATTTCCAGTTCCATAGCCTGCGTCCGGGCCTTGGCTTCCTGCCACGTCAACTCTGTCGCCACGGGTGTTTCCCCTTTCCGTTGAACTCGCAGATGTCGGCGCCACCGACGAATCGTCGGCGCACCCAGTGAGGCCTGGAATCAGCCCGAAAACTGCGGCGCTACGTCGTACTGGAATCATTGCGTTACCACTAGGAGCAGGTCGCGAAGCGCTTTCATATTGGTCCCGGCTGTCGTTCGCGGTTGTCTTAGCCAGTACCGCCGCATAGGGAACCTTAGAACTTCCCACGCTTATAATTGCCGTCATCGACCCAGGGGAAGCAATCAGAACTAGACGCAATACGGATCGTGTAAGGCTCGAATCCCGGTGCGATGAGGTAGATTTCTGCGGTGTCCGGTGATACCAACCCGACTTCGTAATGTCCCGCCGGAGCGGTACGCGTTTCGATGTTGAATCGAGTGTCCCGGTACTTCGCTTCGAACGCCCTGACTAGAGGCTCAGGCTCTGTCCCCTCAGTCAAAGTCACAGTCGTCGCCCCGTGCCAATTCACCAAGGTATCGCTGCAATCGATCAAGACACCGGTCGGCAGCTGATCGACCTTGGCCACTTTACTTCCGGGAAGGGAATGGGCGATTTCCAGTTCCATAGCCTGCGTCCGGGCCTTTGCTTCCTGCCACGTCAACTCTGTCGCCACGGGTGTTTCTCCTTCCGTTGAACTCGTAGATGTCGGCACTTCCTCGCCTGCGCAGCCGGCGAGGCTAAACAGCAAAACAACAACTGCGGCAGAGCTTCGTACTCGAATCATTCCCTTCCCTCTCGGAGGATGTCCTCAAGCGCTCTGCTGTTGTCTGTGCTGTCGCTGGTGATGAGAGAGTGGTCCTCGATTGGTGCTATATCAGGCAGCCAGGATCCACGATTAGACCTACCGTACTTGTATTGTGTAAACGAATTATGGTTACCCAAAGTGCCCCGCGTCTATTGGCCACCCGGCTACGGAAAACGATTTCGACAATCTCAATATTTAACAACGCCCGGTCGTTTGTGGCCTGCAGCGGTGTCACCACGTGAAGCAACCCGTAGTGAAAATACCCTGGTGAGATTGTCCGCAATTGGAACACAAAACTCAACAGGTTTTGCGTTTGCCTTACCCAGTGCTGATATCACATCCATACGGTGACGAAATACCAATGGTTTGCATAGACGCCCACCGCTCAGGTCCACGAGAGGACTGGCACGCCTGTTTTGTTGGGTTTGTTGACTATCAGCGACACGTAGAACGCATTGCCAAACCAACGGCACATCAGGAAAACCCATTTTTCCGAATCTGAGGAAGAAGAGATATTGGTAAGTATTTTGCCGTTTGAGCATGACGTCGTTCGCTCCCGTGTTGCTCCGCTCCCGCAGGACGTCCAGGTTCATGTTCCTCCGGATGGAAGTGCAGCAGGATGAACCACCTTTTCGACGAAACCGCTGCCTCCCCTGAAAGGTGAAAGGCGAGGGTAAGCAGGCATTTCGGCCCGGCGACATGGGTGGAAGGCCAAGGCCCGGCTGCACAACCGATCAGGGCGGCAGGCTCCGGACGGCAAGGGTGTTGCCTTGGTGGAATAGCAGCACCGTTCCGTACAGGTCCGTCCGGGCAACAGCCGATCCCGCAGCCTCAAGGCTGCTCAGGATCTGCGGCGCCGGATGGCCGTAGTCATTGTCTGCGCCGACCGAGATCAGGGCCAGGGAAGGCCGCAGGGTCCGGATCCAACTGTCACCGCCGTTGCGTGCCCCGTGGTGGGGAACCTTCAGTACATCCACGCCTGCCCGCA is a genomic window containing:
- the hrcA gene encoding heat-inducible transcriptional repressor HrcA; amino-acid sequence: MSEPRRLEVLRAIVEDYVHSREPVGSKALVERHHLGVSSATIRNDMAALEEEGLITAPHTSAGRIPTDKGYRLFVDRISDVKPLSAPERRAISSLLEEADDLDDVMDRTVRLLSQLTNQVAVVQYPHLGNAKVRHIEFVLLAPAQVLVVLISTTGRVEQRVMTVPQPVTEPDLMDLRQHFLSVLSGTPLSSITSQLANALTTVPVERRRVGNALGHCLEQLAGINREDRLVMAGTANLARSTVDFPLTIGPVLEALEEQVVMLRLLSEMEQDARGVAVRIGRENPHGGLSEASVVATGYGPDATAKVGILGPTRMDYPTTMAAVRAVARYLSRILNN
- a CDS encoding DUF3097 domain-containing protein, whose product is MSSFSWGPQDITAPARTALRKVGAETGLVLEDVATGWVGAVVRVEKSGGLHLMVLEDRRGKKKSFELGFGFLLEGEPVEVVPAAAAAPKTGPTRTASGSVRVANQRARTARASRIWVEGKHDAELVEKVWGDDLRVEGIVVEPLHGVDDLYSAVREFAPGPGRRLGILVDHLVPGSKESRIAAEAMTSPGAPGNVLIVGHPYVDVWQAIKPSVIGRSAWPVVPRHLDWKTGILQGLGWPHRDHTDVAMGWKKLLGQVNSYADLEPSLLGRVEEVIDFLTVPG
- a CDS encoding DUF4870 domain-containing protein, whose product is MSNTRQNHQPRPEERGGAQRPVYQGAPANALPLTASEDRQWATLAHFGGILAFVPSLIIYLVFRDRGPFTAQESKEALNFTLPPSIAALTVWALSFIPEIGGFFAVLNAMIWVYVAVSSVIAGIECNRGRPYRYPLNLRRIQ
- the hemW gene encoding radical SAM family heme chaperone HemW — translated: MTPSALPLGDPAPADGLLPAQAADGAAERNFGLYVHIPFCAVRCGYCDFNTYTATELGGGASQDAYGGTAAREVVFAADALRRSGLPERRMGTVFFGGGTPTLLPAEDLALILRTAVDQWGLAPGAEVTTEANPDSVTPQSLQLLADAGFTRVSFGMQSAVPHVLAVLDRTHTPSRVPQAVQWARDAGLHVSVDLIYGTPGESMADWKRSLEEALSYEPDHISAYALIIEEGTKLAARMRRGEVPPIDDDDHADKYVLADEMMSAAGLNWYEVSNWARTPDDQCRHNLAYWRSDDWWGIGPGAHSHAGGVRWWNAKHPTAYAQRIAAGESPAVGRETLDADTRYVEDVMLRTRLAEGLALDRLREPGRLAVAGLMADGLVDPRAALTGKVILKPTGRLLADAVVRRLLPD
- the lepA gene encoding translation elongation factor 4; its protein translation is MSPMARFSPVPAATDPAIIRNFCIIAHIDHGKSTLADRMLQSTGVVEHRNMKAQYLDRMDIERERGITIKSQAVRMPWELDGESYALNMIDTPGHVDFTYEVSRSLAACEGAVLLVDAAQGIEAQTLANLYLAMENDLTIIPVLNKIDLPAAQPEKYAEELAKLIGGDPADVLRVSGKTGVGVEALLDQIVREIPAPQGDPNAPARAMIFDSVYDTYRGVVTYVRVIDGSLSPRERIQMMSTRASHELLEIGVSSPEPTPSKGLGVGEVGYLITGVKDVRLSKVGDTVTNLAKPAEKSLEGYADPKPMVFSGLYPIDGADYPVLREALEKLMLNDAALVYEPETSAALGFGFRVGFLGLLHLEITRERLEREYNLDLISTAPNVEYEVTLEDKKVVTVTNPSEYPEGKIKEVREPMVSATILAPNEFVGAIMELCQSRRGVLGGMDYLSEDRVEIRYRLPLAEIVFDFFDILKSKTRGYASLDWKADGEQVADLVKVDILLQGEQVDAFSSITHKDKAYAYGVMMTGKLRELIPRQQFEVPIQAAIGSRIIARESIRAIRKDVLAKCYGGDISRKRKLLEKQKEGKKRMKMVGRVEVPQEAFVAALSSDESKDKSKK
- a CDS encoding type II toxin-antitoxin system PemK/MazF family toxin, which translates into the protein MPFNARAFASLARSALSLLRQASSSAGPAEDSRQRRNRPRTQAPGRTPSPSPRTPAAPPRTPTAPPRTPAARPSPTSTARTAPSSSSPSGTGYAGDYFGPVTPVYAPQPDGDPDPGEVVWAWVPYEDDASQGKDRPVLLIGRSGDLLLGLMMTSRDRNNRSGSDPRYLDVGTGPWDSKGRPSEVKLDRVLLLEPGSVRREGAIMDKNVFQTVARRLAVMRSAR
- the rpsT gene encoding 30S ribosomal protein S20, whose product is MANIKSQKKRILTNEKARQRNNSVKSELKTVISKVDAAVKASDKDAAAEALKTASRKLDKAVSKGVIHKNNAANRKSAISKKVSAL
- the holA gene encoding DNA polymerase III subunit delta, yielding MNPAVPSKRSSGSKTSSRTVSWRDVEPAPFILLAGPEDYLASRARDRLRSLLREKQPDTELVQFDAATYASGELMLQSSPSLFGEAKLIEAVNLASMNEDFLTETLTYLKDPSPDAVLVLHHSGGNRGKKLLDAVKAAGAPVVECQPFKKDAEKLDFVTSEFRSARRRIDPAAARALVNAVGSSLSELAASCQQLISDSTGEVTEELVERYYGGRVEATAFKVADAALAGRAAQALSMLRHALDTGVDPVPLVAALAMKVRSVARVANLRGSSASMARDLSMAPWQVDQARRDAQRFSSESLIEAVQALAEADAQVKGGGRDPVYAVERAVTVIALAASGR